The following coding sequences are from one Granulicella arctica window:
- a CDS encoding adenine deaminase, whose protein sequence is MTMDDLNLTPECEMKIRQQLTLVALGKEPADLVIRVGRLLSVYSRIWLEDQEIVIKGKRIAWVGPAGTYRGEVAERREYPHLSAVPGFGEVHKHIESTYLTPEWEAALVIPHGNTWTCEASHEFANVDGAKNSEFWHKAREMGSPLKIFIQPGSAVPPTAYESTGGYYGYEEQSAFLCDDLMVTGLDEVMDWPAVWDPKNPSYDRIWGMIRGTFERRGVVEGHGSGLRERHEISAFAAAGLSSDHEVWEVQEVLDKLACGLFVEMRPYCFDKVMPALIEQLNDWQNIAFTTDDRSASDTLRTGATDYNARSAMKLGLAPEIAIQCVTLNPARHMRIDAWVGSLTPGRFADVVLLDDVASLSIAAVYADGALAAEKGKYVGPVPKIDWPAWATDTIHIDRTLSANDFAIAADVGRETMQAAVVRPFHWNQEFLTMEMPVRDGVVQRDAERGLTKFSIVDRYHGDAKVASMFWLGCGPKTEYVAVACSVAHDSHNIWAVGSCDAAMAMAVNRLKEIGGGWTLVRDGAVVGEVRFEIAGLMTARSAEELDAEMQLFYKAANNIDWMYEPSAESLWQPGFPEFLKFATLTCSPWRWVLVAPCERAPQGFVNVQTGESHAVVW, encoded by the coding sequence ATGACTATGGACGACTTGAACCTGACGCCAGAGTGCGAGATGAAAATTCGCCAGCAGTTGACGTTAGTGGCACTGGGCAAAGAACCCGCGGATCTGGTGATTCGCGTGGGTCGACTACTGTCGGTGTACTCACGAATATGGCTCGAAGACCAGGAAATTGTAATCAAAGGAAAGCGCATTGCGTGGGTTGGTCCAGCGGGGACGTATCGAGGAGAGGTAGCGGAGCGGAGAGAGTATCCTCATCTGAGCGCGGTGCCAGGATTTGGCGAAGTCCATAAGCATATCGAGAGTACGTATCTAACGCCGGAGTGGGAGGCGGCGCTGGTAATTCCACATGGCAACACATGGACGTGTGAGGCGAGCCACGAGTTTGCCAATGTGGATGGCGCGAAGAACAGTGAGTTCTGGCACAAGGCGCGGGAGATGGGCTCTCCGCTGAAGATCTTTATTCAGCCAGGCTCGGCTGTACCTCCGACGGCGTATGAGTCGACCGGTGGCTACTACGGGTACGAGGAGCAAAGTGCATTTCTGTGCGATGACCTGATGGTGACGGGACTGGACGAAGTGATGGACTGGCCTGCGGTTTGGGACCCGAAGAATCCTTCGTACGATCGTATCTGGGGAATGATTCGCGGGACGTTTGAGCGGCGCGGTGTTGTGGAAGGACACGGAAGCGGGTTACGCGAGCGGCATGAGATCAGTGCGTTCGCAGCGGCGGGGCTGTCTTCCGACCACGAGGTGTGGGAGGTGCAGGAGGTCTTAGACAAGCTGGCCTGCGGACTGTTTGTAGAGATGCGACCGTACTGCTTCGACAAGGTGATGCCCGCGCTGATCGAGCAACTCAACGACTGGCAAAATATTGCATTTACGACGGACGATCGGAGTGCGTCGGACACATTGCGCACCGGTGCGACGGACTATAACGCGCGCAGTGCGATGAAACTGGGGCTGGCACCAGAGATTGCGATCCAGTGCGTGACGCTGAATCCGGCGCGGCATATGCGAATTGATGCATGGGTAGGGAGTCTGACCCCAGGACGGTTTGCAGACGTGGTACTGCTGGACGATGTAGCGTCGTTGAGCATTGCGGCGGTCTATGCGGATGGCGCACTTGCTGCCGAGAAGGGCAAGTATGTTGGACCGGTCCCGAAGATCGATTGGCCGGCATGGGCGACGGATACGATCCATATCGATCGCACACTGTCTGCAAATGACTTTGCAATTGCCGCTGATGTTGGAAGAGAGACGATGCAGGCTGCGGTGGTACGCCCGTTCCATTGGAATCAGGAGTTTCTAACGATGGAGATGCCGGTGCGCGATGGCGTCGTTCAGCGTGATGCGGAGCGCGGTCTGACGAAATTCTCTATTGTGGACCGCTATCACGGCGATGCGAAAGTAGCATCGATGTTCTGGCTGGGGTGCGGGCCGAAGACGGAGTATGTGGCAGTAGCGTGCTCGGTAGCGCACGATTCGCACAATATCTGGGCTGTGGGTTCTTGCGATGCAGCGATGGCCATGGCGGTGAATCGGTTGAAGGAGATTGGTGGCGGATGGACGCTGGTGCGCGATGGCGCGGTCGTTGGCGAGGTGCGATTTGAGATTGCAGGACTGATGACGGCGCGTTCCGCCGAAGAGTTGGATGCAGAGATGCAGCTCTTCTACAAGGCGGCAAACAATATCGACTGGATGTATGAGCCAAGTGCGGAGAGCCTTTGGCAGCCCGGGTTTCCGGAGTTTTTGAAGTTTGCGACACTAACGTGCAGTCCATGGCGATGGGTACTGGTGGCACCGTGTGAGCGGGCTCCGCAGGGATTTGTGAATGTGCAGACAGGCGAGAGTCACGCGGTTGTCTGGTAG
- a CDS encoding nucleoside hydrolase: MKRSTIGIIAALLSLSAPLLAQQRYIVVDQDAVGPGGSDMQSILLLLQAPDVKVLGITIVTGDVWADEGVRHTLRALELVGRKDIPVYTGSTHPLVRTQTETKVQHGLYGKAWYEGAYRYSEESAAVLKEGEPTTHAAGEDAVRFLIEMVHRHPHEVTIFAGGPMTNVALAVRSDPHFAETAKELIFMGGSINPATSDPEFAFNPRHEFNFWFDPEAAHIVLTAPWAKITQTTVDISLQAKLAPAAEKKFSQADSPAAKYMQTYGTTSPYMWDELAVLAWLNPAMIRVSDALYVDVNLDHGYAYGDTLTWTEQSRPQGPALQKVQVQRELDSSLLEKDYLSLMSH, translated from the coding sequence GTGAAGAGATCGACTATCGGGATAATCGCAGCTCTGTTGAGCTTATCCGCACCGCTGTTGGCGCAACAGCGGTACATCGTTGTCGATCAGGACGCAGTGGGGCCAGGCGGCAGCGATATGCAATCGATTTTACTGCTGCTGCAAGCGCCCGACGTGAAGGTTCTTGGCATCACGATCGTAACGGGTGATGTCTGGGCCGATGAGGGAGTGCGCCATACTCTCCGTGCATTGGAGTTAGTGGGACGTAAGGATATTCCGGTCTACACTGGTTCGACGCATCCTTTGGTTCGTACTCAGACGGAGACAAAGGTGCAGCATGGCTTGTACGGCAAGGCCTGGTATGAAGGGGCATATCGGTACAGTGAGGAGTCAGCCGCTGTTCTTAAAGAGGGGGAGCCGACGACTCACGCAGCAGGTGAAGATGCAGTACGATTTCTGATTGAGATGGTGCACAGGCATCCGCATGAAGTCACAATCTTTGCAGGCGGGCCGATGACGAATGTGGCGCTTGCCGTAAGGTCGGACCCTCACTTTGCGGAGACGGCGAAAGAACTCATCTTTATGGGTGGAAGCATCAATCCGGCAACATCCGATCCTGAGTTTGCGTTCAACCCCCGCCATGAGTTCAATTTTTGGTTCGATCCGGAGGCAGCGCATATTGTGCTAACTGCGCCATGGGCGAAGATTACCCAGACGACTGTGGACATTTCACTCCAGGCTAAACTCGCTCCTGCTGCGGAGAAGAAATTCTCTCAGGCCGATTCTCCAGCAGCAAAATACATGCAGACATACGGAACGACCAGTCCTTACATGTGGGACGAGCTGGCAGTGCTGGCATGGTTGAATCCTGCAATGATCCGCGTCTCGGACGCGCTGTATGTCGATGTTAATCTGGATCATGGCTATGCGTACGGCGATACCTTGACATGGACGGAACAGAGCCGGCCTCAGGGGCCTGCTCTTCAAAAGGTACAGGTGCAGCGCGAGCTGGATTCTTCGCTCTTAGAAAAAGACTATCTTTCTCTGATGTCGCATTGA
- a CDS encoding glutamine amidotransferase has protein sequence MRVLIVGESWTVHSIHQKGFDSFTTTDYAEGVEWLRCALQQHGHEVVYQPSHVASRQFPFTAQELSEYDCVMLSDIGANTLLLHPETFTKSKSLPNRLEVIREYVLLGGGLVMIGGYMTFQGVDGKAQYHDSPVETVLPVTMLAGDDRVEAPQGFVPKVEIEHEIVQGIDGEWPMLLGLNAVEVDAGAELIASAGGHPLLVAGTFGQGRGVAFTSDCAPHWAPPEFVEWKHYARLWSQIVEWSAKGAADRKKTPAEVAAS, from the coding sequence ATGCGGGTATTAATAGTTGGAGAGTCATGGACGGTCCACAGCATTCATCAGAAGGGATTTGATAGCTTCACGACGACGGACTACGCCGAAGGAGTGGAATGGTTGCGGTGTGCATTGCAGCAGCATGGGCATGAGGTGGTGTATCAGCCGTCTCATGTTGCAAGCAGGCAGTTTCCGTTTACAGCGCAAGAGCTGAGTGAGTATGACTGCGTGATGCTGAGCGACATTGGCGCGAACACACTGTTGCTGCATCCGGAGACCTTTACGAAGTCAAAGAGTCTTCCGAACCGGCTGGAGGTGATTCGTGAGTATGTGCTGTTGGGTGGTGGACTGGTGATGATCGGCGGGTATATGACCTTTCAGGGTGTTGATGGGAAGGCGCAATATCACGATTCGCCAGTGGAGACGGTGCTTCCGGTGACGATGCTGGCAGGAGACGATCGCGTGGAGGCGCCACAGGGCTTTGTCCCGAAGGTCGAGATAGAGCATGAGATTGTGCAAGGCATTGATGGCGAGTGGCCAATGCTGCTGGGGTTGAATGCCGTAGAAGTGGATGCCGGTGCAGAGTTGATTGCGAGTGCTGGTGGACATCCGTTGCTGGTCGCGGGCACGTTCGGCCAAGGACGCGGGGTTGCCTTTACCTCAGACTGTGCGCCGCACTGGGCTCCACCAGAGTTTGTGGAGTGGAAGCACTATGCGCGGCTTTGGAGCCAGATCGTGGAGTGGTCCGCGAAGGGTGCGGCGGATCGGAAAAAGACTCCGGCAGAAGTCGCGGCGAGCTAG
- a CDS encoding efflux RND transporter permease subunit: MWIVRLALNKPYTFIVASILILVLGFSAIATTPTDIFPNIDIPVVTVIWSYSGLPAKEMEQRVTTFSEFVMAVVNDVKSIDSQTVNGASVIKISFQPQVRIDAAMSQVGAAVNSIRFRMPPGVNPPWILRFSASTVPIIQLSLSSDTLSESEIYDYGLFRVRQQLTTVPGTLLPTPYGGVARQIMVDLDQNALLAKGITPIDVTAAINAQNVTLPSGTAKVDTREYTVSTNSSPADALMLNDVPIKTVDGKLVYMRDVAHVRDGWSVQQNVARANGKPAALLTIMKTGSVSTLDIVNQIKNDVLPGSRAAAPKGLKITELFDQSIFVKASIIGVLREGVIAASLTALMILLFLGSWRSTLIIAISIPLSILSSIIVLSAMGETMNTMTLGGLALAIGILVDDATVTIENIHRHMHSQPLKEAVLIGAAEIATPTLVSTLTICIVFVSVVFLTGPAKFLFTPMALAVVFAMLASYVLSRTLVPVLVNFMLGAEHTFEGETDFEAGVPAKRSIFGHINDRFNDGYFWVQERYTHALRSVLHHRKSALIASIAIMATAFVLLPFVGRDFFPSVDAGQIKLHIRAQPGTRIETTKVLFSQVEDQVRKIIPANEVDLIMDNIGLTPETFNYAFGDGATISSSDGEVLIALNAKHHGPTEKYMKQMRSQLQQQFPDLTFFFQPADMVTQILNFGLPAPIDVQVQGYDPGNYEIARRLRERVATVPGAVDVHMHQVVNAPDLHLDIDRVRAAQFGLTQQDVANSLYISLSSSAAVQPNFWLDPKMGITYTVAAQTPQYSIDSINALQNTPIPIHTLSNRTEVLGNMATLTPAVMPAVINHHNGAPVFDIYANTQDDDLGSVAAKINRIVKEESKALPPGTKIVVRGQVESMNEAFNRLGIGLAFAALLVYLLMVVNYQSWLDPFIIICALPGAFTGIVWALFLTQTTFNVPSLMGAIMSIGVATANSILLVTFANELRATGMAPFEAAVTAGYTRLRPIIMTAFAMIIGMLPMALGIGEGGEQNAPLARAVIGGLSVATFATLFFVPLMFTLIHGRNENTSQEAI; encoded by the coding sequence ATGTGGATAGTACGACTTGCGCTAAACAAACCTTACACCTTCATAGTAGCTTCGATCCTGATTCTGGTTCTGGGCTTCTCGGCGATCGCCACGACGCCGACGGATATCTTTCCGAATATCGATATTCCTGTCGTTACCGTGATCTGGTCGTATTCGGGCCTGCCCGCGAAGGAGATGGAGCAGCGGGTTACGACCTTTAGCGAGTTCGTCATGGCAGTTGTGAATGACGTGAAGTCTATCGACTCACAGACGGTCAACGGCGCTAGTGTCATCAAGATCTCGTTCCAACCGCAGGTGCGCATCGATGCTGCCATGTCCCAGGTCGGCGCGGCAGTCAACTCCATCCGATTCCGAATGCCACCAGGCGTAAATCCGCCCTGGATATTGCGCTTCAGCGCATCGACGGTACCGATTATTCAGCTATCCCTTTCGAGCGATACGTTGTCTGAGTCGGAGATTTACGACTATGGCTTGTTCCGTGTTCGCCAGCAGTTGACAACGGTTCCCGGAACTCTGCTGCCAACACCGTATGGCGGTGTTGCCCGCCAGATCATGGTGGACCTCGATCAGAATGCGCTGCTGGCGAAGGGCATTACGCCCATTGATGTGACCGCAGCCATCAATGCACAGAATGTTACGCTTCCATCCGGCACGGCGAAGGTGGACACGCGCGAATATACGGTCAGCACGAACTCAAGCCCCGCAGATGCCTTGATGTTGAACGATGTGCCCATCAAGACGGTGGACGGAAAGCTTGTCTACATGCGAGATGTAGCACACGTACGGGACGGTTGGTCAGTGCAGCAGAATGTGGCTCGTGCCAACGGCAAGCCGGCTGCACTGCTCACCATCATGAAGACGGGTTCGGTCTCGACGCTCGACATCGTCAATCAAATCAAGAACGACGTGCTGCCGGGCTCACGCGCCGCTGCTCCGAAGGGCTTAAAGATCACAGAACTTTTCGACCAGTCGATTTTCGTGAAGGCCTCCATCATCGGCGTTCTCCGCGAAGGGGTTATAGCGGCGAGCCTTACCGCACTGATGATCCTGCTCTTTTTGGGTAGCTGGCGTAGCACGCTCATCATTGCGATCTCGATTCCACTCTCGATTCTCAGCTCTATCATTGTGTTGAGCGCGATGGGTGAGACTATGAATACCATGACGCTTGGCGGCCTCGCGCTGGCCATCGGCATTCTGGTGGACGATGCAACGGTCACCATCGAAAATATCCATCGGCACATGCACTCGCAGCCGTTGAAGGAAGCTGTGCTCATCGGCGCTGCCGAGATTGCGACGCCGACGCTGGTCTCTACCCTTACTATCTGCATTGTGTTCGTATCGGTTGTCTTCCTCACCGGACCGGCGAAGTTCCTCTTCACGCCGATGGCACTGGCCGTTGTCTTCGCTATGCTTGCTTCCTATGTTCTTTCGAGAACGTTGGTCCCAGTGCTGGTTAACTTCATGTTAGGCGCAGAGCACACCTTTGAAGGCGAGACTGACTTCGAAGCTGGTGTGCCGGCGAAGCGCTCCATCTTCGGGCATATCAACGATCGGTTCAATGACGGCTACTTCTGGGTGCAGGAGCGATACACCCACGCGCTACGGTCCGTGTTGCACCATCGCAAGTCTGCCCTCATTGCATCGATTGCGATTATGGCTACTGCGTTTGTTCTGTTGCCATTTGTCGGCAGAGATTTCTTTCCATCTGTGGATGCTGGACAGATCAAACTGCACATCCGTGCACAGCCAGGAACTCGCATTGAGACTACCAAAGTGCTCTTCAGCCAGGTGGAAGACCAGGTTCGCAAGATCATCCCAGCGAATGAAGTTGACCTGATTATGGACAATATCGGGCTTACGCCGGAGACATTCAACTATGCCTTCGGCGACGGTGCGACCATCAGTAGCTCTGACGGCGAGGTGTTGATCGCGCTCAACGCAAAGCACCACGGTCCTACAGAGAAGTACATGAAGCAGATGCGTTCGCAACTACAGCAGCAATTTCCTGACCTGACTTTCTTCTTCCAACCCGCGGATATGGTGACGCAGATCCTCAACTTCGGACTGCCCGCGCCGATTGACGTGCAGGTGCAGGGCTACGATCCCGGCAACTATGAGATCGCGCGTCGTCTGCGAGAGCGTGTGGCCACAGTCCCTGGAGCGGTCGATGTGCATATGCATCAGGTAGTCAACGCACCCGATCTTCACCTCGACATCGACCGGGTGCGAGCCGCACAGTTTGGCCTGACGCAGCAAGACGTAGCTAACAGCCTCTACATATCGCTTAGCTCCAGCGCCGCGGTGCAGCCCAACTTCTGGCTCGATCCGAAGATGGGAATCACATACACCGTTGCCGCACAGACACCGCAGTACAGCATCGATTCAATCAATGCTCTGCAAAATACGCCGATCCCTATCCATACACTCAGCAACCGCACTGAGGTCCTTGGCAATATGGCGACACTGACTCCCGCCGTAATGCCCGCGGTCATCAATCATCACAATGGTGCGCCAGTCTTCGACATTTACGCCAATACTCAGGATGACGATCTCGGCTCGGTCGCAGCGAAGATCAACCGCATCGTCAAGGAAGAGAGCAAAGCTTTGCCTCCGGGAACGAAGATTGTCGTGCGCGGCCAGGTAGAGAGCATGAACGAAGCCTTCAACCGACTCGGCATCGGGCTCGCATTTGCGGCGCTGCTGGTCTACCTGCTGATGGTGGTCAACTATCAGAGCTGGCTCGATCCTTTCATCATTATCTGTGCACTACCGGGAGCCTTCACCGGTATCGTATGGGCGCTGTTCCTCACGCAGACAACCTTCAACGTTCCCAGTCTGATGGGTGCCATCATGTCGATCGGCGTAGCGACCGCAAACTCGATCCTGCTGGTCACCTTCGCCAATGAGCTTCGTGCGACAGGCATGGCACCCTTTGAGGCAGCAGTGACGGCGGGCTACACGCGCCTACGCCCGATCATTATGACGGCCTTCGCCATGATCATCGGCATGCTACCGATGGCGCTGGGCATCGGTGAAGGCGGCGAGCAGAATGCGCCGCTGGCACGCGCCGTGATCGGCGGTCTCAGCGTGGCCACCTTCGCCACGCTCTTCTTCGTCCCTTTGATGTTCACGTTGATCCACGGAAGAAATGAAAACACCTCACAGGAGGCCATATGA
- a CDS encoding ArsR/SmtB family transcription factor: MQKMTDEEVAQIGKALGDPNRLAIYTQIAQRDELFCGEMHAKHVISAPTLSHHLKVLTDIGLITSRKDGLNVYYRVVPDRFAAYLKYLAKIGPKSL, translated from the coding sequence ATGCAAAAGATGACGGATGAAGAGGTTGCGCAGATCGGAAAGGCCTTGGGGGACCCGAACCGCCTCGCCATTTATACGCAAATTGCACAACGTGACGAGCTGTTTTGTGGAGAGATGCATGCCAAACACGTCATCTCCGCACCCACCCTCTCGCACCATCTGAAAGTATTGACAGATATTGGGTTAATTACTTCCCGAAAAGATGGTCTGAATGTTTACTACCGCGTCGTGCCAGACAGGTTTGCCGCTTACCTAAAGTACCTGGCAAAGATTGGACCGAAGTCGCTCTAG
- a CDS encoding MFS transporter, protein MIHRHRALIVTIFALSLSVTALDRNLLAAVWPILQAQLHVTNAQYGTIVAGFSIAYGVCAPVSGLLVDRFGFTRVAVIALALWSAFGIATAFALNFHALIACRILLGCAESASLPAVAKVYATYLSPPERSMGTAATQIALTIGAVSATLLAGGLTTKYGWQSTFLVAGILGLLWIPLWLWMSATPRNEAQVLLSQSAERGIKRLLREPGLWALVIASLLLMPLYSLWTNWTTVYLVRERGLSTTAANLHFAWIPPILAMLGGISGGWFAMQAARKGTPVQNARFNVCFWAALGLLLTATIPVLPGAGWATAAIGMSFFCTLCISINIYAMALDLFGTSHASFVFSLLTASYGLMQTVISPLIGSWVDHHSFDAVCFLGALSPLCGIAILYGAIFRRVEPEHTPV, encoded by the coding sequence ATGATTCATCGTCATCGTGCCCTGATCGTCACGATCTTTGCTTTATCGTTGAGCGTTACCGCGCTTGACCGCAATCTGCTAGCCGCAGTGTGGCCGATCCTCCAGGCACAACTCCATGTAACAAATGCCCAATACGGCACCATCGTGGCCGGTTTTTCTATCGCCTACGGCGTTTGCGCACCTGTCTCTGGCCTCTTAGTGGACAGGTTCGGGTTCACGAGAGTCGCTGTGATTGCGCTGGCGCTATGGTCAGCTTTTGGAATAGCGACTGCATTCGCACTCAACTTTCACGCTCTAATCGCATGCCGGATCTTGCTCGGGTGCGCCGAGTCTGCGTCACTACCGGCAGTGGCGAAGGTCTACGCTACCTACCTAAGCCCACCCGAAAGAAGTATGGGAACCGCCGCGACACAGATAGCGCTTACCATCGGTGCTGTCAGTGCGACTCTACTGGCGGGCGGTCTTACAACAAAGTACGGCTGGCAAAGTACCTTCCTGGTAGCAGGGATACTAGGATTGCTCTGGATTCCACTTTGGCTGTGGATGTCGGCAACGCCGCGGAATGAAGCCCAGGTTCTTCTTTCTCAAAGCGCTGAAAGGGGAATCAAGCGGCTCCTCCGTGAACCGGGCCTTTGGGCGCTGGTCATTGCCAGTTTGCTTCTTATGCCTCTCTATAGTCTTTGGACCAACTGGACCACGGTGTATCTGGTGCGTGAGCGTGGTTTGTCTACGACCGCCGCTAACCTGCATTTCGCATGGATTCCTCCAATCCTCGCTATGCTTGGTGGAATTTCAGGTGGGTGGTTCGCAATGCAGGCCGCGCGAAAGGGAACTCCCGTACAGAACGCACGTTTTAATGTGTGTTTCTGGGCCGCCCTTGGTCTATTGCTTACGGCGACAATTCCCGTTTTGCCAGGCGCAGGCTGGGCAACCGCAGCAATTGGTATGAGTTTTTTCTGTACTCTCTGTATTAGCATCAACATCTACGCAATGGCGCTGGATCTCTTCGGCACCTCTCATGCCAGCTTTGTTTTCTCTCTTTTGACAGCCAGCTACGGTTTGATGCAGACAGTCATCTCCCCCTTGATCGGTTCCTGGGTAGATCACCATAGTTTTGACGCTGTATGTTTCCTCGGTGCGCTATCACCCCTATGCGGAATCGCAATCCTATATGGCGCGATCTTTCGGAGGGTGGAACCCGAGCACACGCCAGTCTGA
- a CDS encoding NCS2 family permease — MKAFISRRVSQNLDIFFRISERKSTVSREMLAGMTTFAAMSYIVVVNPMVLAAAGMNRQGVLLATVLSAVIGTLAMALWANLPVALAPGMGSNIVFAQVVVLQMHLRWQTALAMVFLNAVVFLILSLTRWREKIVAAFPESIKLGMQCSIGIFIAFLGLKNAGLIIADPGSLLAFAKLSNAGALLALVGVLLTAVLLVRKTPGGFLISIAVLTVAGLFLKDASGHAITQPPQQWFSLPQVHPEMLFAFDFREFFSKFFVLLPVTVYFLVSEFFSATATLIGVARRAGLSTPSEAMPNAKAAFASDALASAAGAALGTSTVTAFVESVAGVEAGARTGLSGVIVAALFALTLLISPLLSVIPPQAVAPALVLVGALMMEDIRQIDRNRAEEVLPPLLMIIFTVCTMDLMAGLAVGCFSYTLLAISLKQWKKVTTMLLTLDGVFVLYLVLRNKIG, encoded by the coding sequence ATGAAAGCTTTCATTTCGCGCCGCGTCTCTCAGAATCTGGATATCTTTTTCCGGATCTCGGAGCGGAAGAGTACAGTCTCCCGCGAGATGCTGGCTGGAATGACGACATTTGCGGCGATGAGCTACATCGTCGTGGTGAACCCCATGGTGCTGGCGGCGGCGGGGATGAACCGGCAGGGGGTGTTGTTGGCAACAGTCCTGTCCGCCGTGATCGGAACTCTTGCGATGGCTCTGTGGGCGAACCTGCCCGTGGCGCTTGCTCCGGGGATGGGCAGCAACATTGTGTTTGCACAGGTGGTAGTGCTGCAGATGCATCTCCGCTGGCAGACTGCGTTGGCGATGGTTTTTCTGAACGCGGTGGTGTTCCTGATCCTCTCGCTGACGCGGTGGCGAGAGAAGATCGTGGCGGCGTTTCCGGAATCGATCAAGCTCGGGATGCAGTGTTCGATCGGGATCTTCATTGCGTTTCTGGGGCTAAAGAATGCGGGACTCATCATCGCAGATCCTGGATCTTTGCTGGCGTTTGCGAAGCTGTCGAATGCGGGTGCCTTGTTGGCGTTGGTGGGCGTGTTGCTGACGGCAGTGCTGCTGGTGCGGAAGACCCCGGGCGGGTTCTTGATCTCGATTGCGGTGCTGACGGTGGCCGGATTATTTCTGAAGGACGCTTCAGGCCATGCGATCACGCAGCCGCCGCAGCAGTGGTTCAGCTTGCCGCAAGTGCATCCGGAGATGTTATTCGCGTTCGATTTCCGCGAGTTTTTTTCAAAGTTTTTTGTACTGTTGCCGGTGACGGTGTACTTCCTGGTGTCGGAGTTCTTCTCGGCGACGGCGACGCTGATCGGTGTGGCGCGGAGAGCTGGGTTGTCGACGCCGAGCGAGGCAATGCCGAATGCGAAGGCGGCGTTTGCGAGTGATGCGCTGGCGAGCGCGGCGGGCGCTGCACTAGGGACGTCGACTGTGACGGCGTTTGTGGAGTCCGTCGCAGGGGTAGAGGCAGGGGCGAGAACGGGATTGAGCGGCGTGATCGTGGCCGCGTTGTTTGCATTGACACTGCTGATCAGTCCGCTGCTGAGCGTGATTCCACCGCAGGCTGTTGCGCCGGCGCTTGTGCTGGTGGGAGCTCTGATGATGGAAGACATTCGACAGATCGATCGCAACAGGGCGGAGGAGGTGTTGCCTCCGTTGTTGATGATTATCTTCACGGTGTGCACGATGGACCTGATGGCTGGGCTGGCGGTGGGCTGTTTCAGCTATACGCTGCTGGCGATAAGTCTGAAGCAATGGAAGAAAGTGACGACTATGTTGCTGACGCTGGACGGAGTATTTGTTCTGTATCTTGTGCTTCGAAACAAGATTGGATGA